Part of the uncultured Fusobacterium sp. genome is shown below.
CTATAACCCATTGTTCAGGAGTAATATCATATTCTTTAAATTTTTCTGTTAAAAGTTGAGAAAATTTTTTAGCTGTAACACAAAGATTATAACCTAATAATTCTATTTTAATCACCTCCATAAAAAATTTCACATAAAATATTTTAATACGTTTACGTATTATTGTCAAGAAAAACAGTTATACCTAAGAATATGATTTATAATCTACTAATAATTAAATATATACTTATATTATATTCTCTTTTATTTATAATTTATTATATTATTTAATTAGTGTATTTTTTAATAAAAAATAAAACTCTTGACTTGGAGTATACTCAAAGTAGTAAGCTTTATAAAAAGAAGATAAAAATAAAAAATAAAGAGGGTATAAAATGGAAAAAGAAGTAGTTTTATTAGTAGGTGCAGGACAAATAAGTATGGCTATAGCTAGACGTGTAAGTAGTGGGAAAAAAGTTATTATAGGAGATTGGAATTTTGATAATGCTATAAAAATATCAAATATTTTAAATAATTCTGGATTTGATACAATTCCATTTCAAATGGATATTTCATCAAGAGTTTCTATTTTAGCTATGATAAAAGAAGCTCATAAGTATGGAGAAATTTCAATACTTATTAATGGAGCTGGAGTATCTCCTTCACAATCAAGTATAGAACAGATTTTAAAAATTGATTTATATGGAACAGCAATTTTATTAGAAGAAGTTGGAAAAGTAATAAAGAAAGGTGGGGTTGGTGTAACTATATCCAGTCAATCAGGATATAGATTACCAGCTTTAACTCCAGAGCTTGATAAACAATTAGCTTGTACTCCAAGTGAAGATTTATTA
Proteins encoded:
- a CDS encoding SDR family oxidoreductase — its product is MEKEVVLLVGAGQISMAIARRVSSGKKVIIGDWNFDNAIKISNILNNSGFDTIPFQMDISSRVSILAMIKEAHKYGEISILINGAGVSPSQSSIEQILKIDLYGTAILLEEVGKVIKKGGVGVTISSQSGYRLPALTPELDKQLACTPSEDLLNLDILKIENIKDTLHAYQLAKRCNVKRVMSEAIKWGKKGARINSISPGIIVTPLAIDEFNGPRGDFYKNMFMKCPAGRPGTADEVANLAEILLNNERGAFITGSDFLIDGGATAAYYYGEL